The following proteins come from a genomic window of Lycium ferocissimum isolate CSIRO_LF1 chromosome 4, AGI_CSIRO_Lferr_CH_V1, whole genome shotgun sequence:
- the LOC132053452 gene encoding CRIB domain-containing protein RIC10-like isoform X1, with protein sequence MLITFLYQDYLEEDNGKCRVKGRRISFLFSIYIFVYGITVALIRLLAWAFIVSSMGNKMKGIFKGFKHIFNNFAVKERELEIGCPTDVKHVAHIGWDGPSGNNAPSWMNQFKKGPDFAVASIGAGSSLSPWTSQVVGESNRRQSTSEINKDNPTNKEVHVHSKKQKRRKHKANSSPKSSSSSSTKSSRAVKSKAKFVEGTAIPASLEVA encoded by the exons atgcTTATCACATTTCTATATCAAGATTATTTGGAGGAAGATAATGGAAAATGCAGGGTCAAGGGACGGAGAATTAGctttcttttttccatttaCATCTTCGTGTATGGTATCACCGTTGCTCTAATAAG GCTTTTGGCTTGGGCTTTTATAGTCTCTTCCATGGGAAACAAGATGAAGGGGATTTTCAAAGGATTCAaacatatatttaataattttg CAGTGAAAGAGAGGGAGTTGGAGATTGGATGTCCAACGGATGTTAAACATGTGGCACATATTGGTTGGGATGGCCCCTCTGGCAATAATGCACCAAGTTGG ATGAATCAATTCAAGAAAGGGCCTGATTTTGCAGTAGCTTCTATTGGTGCTGGTTCTTCTCTTTCTCCATGGACATCTCAAG TAGTTGGAGAATCAAATAGAAGGCAATCAACATCAGAGATTAACAAGGACAATCCAACTAATAAGGAGGTTCATGTTCATAGTAAGAAGCAGAAAAGGAGGAAGCATAAGGCAAATTCCTCACCAAAATCTAGTTCATCATCTTCGACGAAATCATCAAGAGCAGTGAAATCCAAGGCTAAATTTGTAGAAGGCACTGCAATACCAGCAAGTCTAGAAGTTGCTTAA
- the LOC132053452 gene encoding CRIB domain-containing protein RIC10-like isoform X3, with protein sequence MLITFLYQDYLEEDNGKCRVKGRRISFLFSIYIFVYGITVALIRLLAWAFIVSSMGNKMKGIFKGFKHIFNNFAVKERELEIGCPTDVKHVAHIGWDGPSGNNAPSWMNQFKKGPDFAVASIGAGSSLSPWTSQVGESNRRQSTSEINKDNPTNKEVHVHSKKQKRRKHKANSSPKSSSSSSTKSSRAVKSKAKFVEGTAIPASLEVA encoded by the exons atgcTTATCACATTTCTATATCAAGATTATTTGGAGGAAGATAATGGAAAATGCAGGGTCAAGGGACGGAGAATTAGctttcttttttccatttaCATCTTCGTGTATGGTATCACCGTTGCTCTAATAAG GCTTTTGGCTTGGGCTTTTATAGTCTCTTCCATGGGAAACAAGATGAAGGGGATTTTCAAAGGATTCAaacatatatttaataattttg CAGTGAAAGAGAGGGAGTTGGAGATTGGATGTCCAACGGATGTTAAACATGTGGCACATATTGGTTGGGATGGCCCCTCTGGCAATAATGCACCAAGTTGG ATGAATCAATTCAAGAAAGGGCCTGATTTTGCAGTAGCTTCTATTGGTGCTGGTTCTTCTCTTTCTCCATGGACATCTCAAG TTGGAGAATCAAATAGAAGGCAATCAACATCAGAGATTAACAAGGACAATCCAACTAATAAGGAGGTTCATGTTCATAGTAAGAAGCAGAAAAGGAGGAAGCATAAGGCAAATTCCTCACCAAAATCTAGTTCATCATCTTCGACGAAATCATCAAGAGCAGTGAAATCCAAGGCTAAATTTGTAGAAGGCACTGCAATACCAGCAAGTCTAGAAGTTGCTTAA
- the LOC132053452 gene encoding CRIB domain-containing protein RIC10-like isoform X2 — MLITFLYQDYLEEDNGKCRVKGRRISFLFSIYIFVYGITVALIRLLAWAFIVSSMGNKMKGIFKGFKHIFNNFVKERELEIGCPTDVKHVAHIGWDGPSGNNAPSWMNQFKKGPDFAVASIGAGSSLSPWTSQVVGESNRRQSTSEINKDNPTNKEVHVHSKKQKRRKHKANSSPKSSSSSSTKSSRAVKSKAKFVEGTAIPASLEVA, encoded by the exons atgcTTATCACATTTCTATATCAAGATTATTTGGAGGAAGATAATGGAAAATGCAGGGTCAAGGGACGGAGAATTAGctttcttttttccatttaCATCTTCGTGTATGGTATCACCGTTGCTCTAATAAG GCTTTTGGCTTGGGCTTTTATAGTCTCTTCCATGGGAAACAAGATGAAGGGGATTTTCAAAGGATTCAaacatatatttaataattttg TGAAAGAGAGGGAGTTGGAGATTGGATGTCCAACGGATGTTAAACATGTGGCACATATTGGTTGGGATGGCCCCTCTGGCAATAATGCACCAAGTTGG ATGAATCAATTCAAGAAAGGGCCTGATTTTGCAGTAGCTTCTATTGGTGCTGGTTCTTCTCTTTCTCCATGGACATCTCAAG TAGTTGGAGAATCAAATAGAAGGCAATCAACATCAGAGATTAACAAGGACAATCCAACTAATAAGGAGGTTCATGTTCATAGTAAGAAGCAGAAAAGGAGGAAGCATAAGGCAAATTCCTCACCAAAATCTAGTTCATCATCTTCGACGAAATCATCAAGAGCAGTGAAATCCAAGGCTAAATTTGTAGAAGGCACTGCAATACCAGCAAGTCTAGAAGTTGCTTAA